The Lacipirellula parvula genome window below encodes:
- a CDS encoding Rieske (2Fe-2S) protein, with the protein MSEFVTVARVGAIAEGQGGTFQVGERLVAVFNRGGEYFAIDDLCPHMGASLGAGYMDAEGVVTCPWHAWHFSVCDGTWCDNPRIKIDAFETRVVGDEIQVRTTPTKAE; encoded by the coding sequence ATGTCTGAGTTTGTCACCGTTGCCCGCGTGGGAGCCATTGCCGAGGGGCAGGGGGGGACGTTTCAGGTCGGCGAGCGGCTGGTGGCCGTGTTCAATCGCGGGGGCGAGTATTTCGCAATCGACGATTTGTGCCCGCACATGGGGGCGTCGCTTGGCGCCGGATATATGGACGCCGAGGGGGTGGTGACTTGCCCCTGGCACGCCTGGCACTTTTCGGTGTGCGACGGGACGTGGTGCGACAATCCGCGGATCAAGATCGACGCGTTCGAGACGCGGGTCGTTGGGGATGAGATCCAGGTCCGCACGACGCCGACGAAGGCGGAGTAG
- a CDS encoding MazG nucleotide pyrophosphohydrolase domain-containing protein, giving the protein MPADVSLREFQQLIRGMYHEKDVARGVDGTFMWLMEEVGELAAALREGTHEEQAMEFADVLAWLTTIANVAGIDLSAALEKKYGGGCPGCGHLICTCDDAEKP; this is encoded by the coding sequence ATGCCAGCCGACGTTTCGCTCCGCGAGTTCCAGCAACTCATACGCGGGATGTATCACGAGAAGGACGTTGCCCGCGGCGTCGACGGGACGTTCATGTGGCTGATGGAGGAGGTGGGCGAACTCGCCGCCGCCCTTCGCGAAGGGACGCACGAAGAACAGGCGATGGAGTTCGCCGACGTGCTCGCCTGGCTGACGACGATCGCCAACGTGGCAGGGATCGACCTCTCGGCCGCTCTGGAAAAGAAGTACGGCGGCGGCTGCCCCGGCTGCGGCCACCTCATTTGCACCTGCGACGATGCGGAGAAGCCGTGA
- a CDS encoding DUF6263 family protein has product MPSLIAPTVRAAFATLLLASATVAQAADAIAWKFSPGLVNRFQMNQETKVTKTGAGGDMSVDTLLTIDLSWAVKEVNADGSAVLEQKIDRMRMTVTTSDGLKSEIDTDSKDPAQGQAAMAAPLLKAITGNVFIITMTPRGEVTNVVVPDAVTEALKNQPGAPQMGELASAEGFKKLVGQASFVLPEGLTVGKEWTSTTESKLPVVGTQKAVTTYKFEGPIDQEGTKLEKFTAKVDISFSGGEVTVEVPSQESNGEILFNAEAGRLEQSKITQVTNLKISNLKIPELKDAAGQVVEQKIEQTIGVKWVPDVK; this is encoded by the coding sequence ATGCCGTCGCTCATCGCCCCTACGGTTCGCGCCGCCTTCGCTACGCTCCTGCTCGCCTCGGCCACTGTCGCTCAAGCCGCCGATGCGATCGCTTGGAAGTTCTCGCCCGGTTTGGTGAACCGCTTCCAAATGAACCAGGAAACCAAGGTCACCAAGACTGGCGCCGGCGGCGACATGTCGGTCGATACGCTGCTCACCATCGACCTGTCGTGGGCCGTGAAGGAAGTGAACGCCGACGGCTCGGCCGTACTCGAACAGAAGATCGACCGCATGCGGATGACGGTGACGACGAGCGACGGGTTGAAGTCGGAAATCGACACCGACTCGAAGGATCCCGCCCAAGGCCAAGCGGCGATGGCGGCGCCGCTGCTCAAGGCGATCACCGGCAACGTCTTCATCATCACGATGACCCCGCGCGGCGAAGTGACGAACGTCGTCGTTCCCGATGCGGTCACCGAAGCGCTTAAGAATCAACCCGGCGCACCGCAAATGGGCGAACTCGCCAGTGCCGAAGGTTTTAAGAAGCTCGTCGGCCAGGCGTCGTTCGTATTGCCTGAGGGACTCACCGTTGGCAAGGAGTGGACCAGCACGACGGAATCGAAGCTCCCGGTCGTTGGTACGCAAAAAGCTGTGACCACCTACAAGTTCGAAGGCCCGATCGACCAAGAAGGAACGAAGCTTGAGAAGTTTACCGCCAAGGTCGACATCAGCTTCTCCGGCGGCGAGGTGACGGTTGAAGTGCCGAGCCAAGAATCAAACGGCGAGATTCTATTCAACGCCGAGGCGGGCCGGCTCGAACAATCGAAGATCACGCAGGTAACGAATCTGAAGATTTCGAACCTGAAGATTCCGGAACTGAAGGACGCCGCAGGCCAGGTCGTCGAACAGAAGATCGAGCAAACGATCGGCGTGAAGTGGGTGCCGGACGTGAAGTAA